The following coding sequences are from one Sulfitobacter sp. HNIBRBA3233 window:
- the rpsA gene encoding 30S ribosomal protein S1, which translates to MANMMDEFEALLEESFEMDTPEEGSVVKGKVIAIEAGQAIIDVGYKMEGRVELKEFADPGESPKIEVGDEVEVFLRQVENARGEAVISREMARREEAWDRLEKAYAAEERVEGAIFGRVKGGFTVDLGGAVAFLPGSQVDVRPVRDAGPLMGLKQPFQILKMDRRRGNIVVSRRAILEESRAEQRAEVIGNLTEGQTVDGVVKNITEYGAFVDLGGVDGLLHVTDMAWRRVNHPSEILAIGETIKVQVIKINKETHRISLGMKQLQEDPWDLVAAKYPLESTHTGRVTNITDYGAFVELEPGVEGLVHVSEMSWTKKNVHPGKIVSTSQEVEVMVLEIDQAKRRVSLGLKQTMRNPWEVFSETHPEGTEVEGEVKNITEFGLFVGLPGDIDGMVHLSDLSWDQRGEEAIQDYRKGDVVQAVVSEVDVEKERISLSIKGVGGDKFAEAVGGVKRGSIITVTVTSIEDGGVEVEYEGMKSFIRRSDLSRDRAEQRPERFSVGDKVDVRVTNVDSKSHRLGVSIKAREIAEEKEAVEQYGSSDSGASLGDILGAALKGDDD; encoded by the coding sequence ATGGCGAATATGATGGATGAGTTTGAAGCGCTCCTAGAAGAAAGCTTCGAAATGGACACGCCCGAAGAGGGTTCTGTTGTCAAAGGCAAGGTTATCGCGATCGAAGCGGGCCAGGCCATCATCGACGTAGGCTACAAGATGGAAGGCCGCGTCGAGTTGAAAGAATTCGCCGATCCCGGCGAGTCCCCCAAAATCGAAGTCGGCGACGAAGTCGAAGTGTTCCTGCGTCAGGTAGAGAACGCGCGCGGCGAAGCTGTCATCTCCCGCGAGATGGCGCGCCGTGAAGAAGCATGGGACCGTCTGGAAAAAGCCTACGCCGCGGAAGAGCGTGTCGAAGGTGCGATCTTCGGCCGTGTCAAAGGCGGCTTTACTGTCGATCTCGGCGGTGCCGTGGCCTTCCTGCCCGGCTCTCAGGTCGATGTGCGCCCCGTGCGCGATGCCGGCCCTCTGATGGGTCTCAAGCAGCCGTTCCAGATCCTGAAAATGGACCGTCGCCGTGGCAACATCGTGGTATCGCGCCGTGCGATCCTCGAAGAGTCCCGTGCCGAACAGCGCGCCGAAGTCATCGGCAACCTGACCGAAGGTCAGACCGTGGACGGCGTGGTCAAGAACATCACCGAATACGGTGCGTTCGTTGATCTGGGCGGTGTCGACGGCCTGCTGCACGTCACCGACATGGCATGGCGCCGTGTGAACCATCCTTCGGAAATCCTGGCGATCGGCGAGACCATCAAGGTCCAGGTCATCAAGATCAACAAGGAAACACACCGCATCAGCCTCGGCATGAAGCAGCTGCAGGAAGATCCGTGGGATCTGGTGGCCGCGAAGTATCCGCTGGAATCCACGCACACCGGTCGCGTGACCAACATCACCGATTACGGTGCCTTTGTTGAGCTCGAGCCCGGCGTCGAGGGTCTTGTCCACGTCTCCGAGATGTCCTGGACCAAGAAGAACGTACACCCCGGCAAGATCGTGTCGACTTCGCAGGAAGTCGAAGTCATGGTTCTGGAAATCGATCAGGCAAAGCGCCGCGTGTCGCTCGGCCTCAAGCAGACCATGCGCAACCCATGGGAAGTGTTCTCCGAAACGCACCCCGAGGGCACGGAAGTCGAAGGCGAAGTCAAGAACATCACCGAATTCGGTCTGTTCGTCGGCCTGCCAGGCGACATCGACGGTATGGTTCACCTGTCGGACCTGTCGTGGGACCAGCGTGGCGAAGAAGCCATTCAGGACTATCGCAAGGGTGACGTGGTTCAGGCCGTTGTCTCCGAAGTCGACGTCGAGAAAGAGCGTATCTCGCTCTCGATCAAAGGCGTGGGCGGCGACAAGTTCGCGGAAGCAGTCGGCGGCGTGAAGCGCGGTTCGATCATCACCGTGACCGTGACCTCTATCGAGGATGGCGGCGTCGAAGTGGAATACGAAGGCATGAAATCCTTCATCCGCCGCTCCGACCTGTCGCGTGACCGTGCCGAACAGCGCCCCGAGCGTTTCTCGGTCGGTGACAAGGTTGACGTGCGCGTGACCAACGTGGACAGCAAATCGCACCGTCTGGGCGTCTCGATCAAGGCGCGCGAGATTGCGGAAGAGAAAGAGGCCGTCGAACAGTACGGTTCCTCCGACTCCGGCGCATCGCTGGGCGATATTCTCGGCGCGGCGCTGAAAGGCGACGACGACTGA
- a CDS encoding phosphoribosylanthranilate isomerase has translation MPSDIAVKICGLRDPQAVKAASDAGARYVGFVFFGKSPRNVTPQEAAELAALVPIGVAKVALTVDADDATLDAINAVVPLDVLQLHGEESPARVAEVKARYGLPVMKAIGIRKPSDLAAIDRYSDVADQLLIDAKPPKGADLPGGNGLAFDWRLLLGRAWRRPWMLAGGLTPDNVAEAIRRTNARQVDVSSGVESAPGVKDAAKIEALIAAARAA, from the coding sequence ATGCCATCCGACATCGCAGTAAAGATCTGCGGCTTGCGGGACCCGCAGGCCGTCAAAGCGGCGTCCGACGCGGGCGCGCGTTACGTCGGTTTCGTGTTCTTCGGGAAATCCCCGCGCAACGTCACCCCGCAAGAGGCGGCAGAGCTTGCCGCCCTGGTGCCCATCGGCGTGGCCAAGGTCGCCCTGACCGTGGATGCCGATGACGCGACGCTCGATGCGATCAATGCGGTGGTGCCGCTGGACGTGCTGCAATTGCACGGAGAGGAGAGCCCCGCGCGGGTGGCCGAGGTCAAAGCGCGATATGGCCTGCCGGTGATGAAGGCGATCGGCATCCGCAAGCCGTCGGACCTTGCGGCGATTGACCGGTACAGCGATGTCGCCGATCAGCTTCTGATCGACGCTAAACCGCCCAAAGGTGCCGATCTGCCCGGTGGCAACGGACTGGCGTTCGACTGGCGGCTGCTTCTGGGGCGGGCGTGGCGCCGGCCCTGGATGCTCGCCGGTGGGCTGACGCCCGATAACGTTGCCGAGGCTATCCGCCGCACGAACGCGCGGCAGGTCGATGTCTCCTCCGGCGTGGAAAGCGCACCGGGCGTGAAGGACGCGGCCAAGATCGAGGCACTTATCGCGGCAGCACGGGCTGCGTAA
- a CDS encoding LapA family protein, whose translation MRYVRYLCIAIFAVALIAVALANREIVSLKVLPAEVSGLFALNPRLELPLFIVILGSILAGLLIGFIWEWIREYAERAEAAKQAREMRRLEREVARLKAERHKGKDDVLALLDEAG comes from the coding sequence ATGCGTTACGTCCGCTACCTATGTATTGCCATCTTCGCGGTGGCCCTTATCGCCGTGGCCCTTGCGAACCGCGAAATTGTTTCCCTGAAGGTTCTGCCGGCCGAAGTGTCGGGCCTGTTCGCGCTGAACCCGCGGTTGGAACTGCCTTTGTTCATCGTCATTCTGGGCAGCATCCTTGCCGGTCTGCTGATCGGTTTCATCTGGGAATGGATCCGCGAATACGCCGAACGCGCCGAAGCGGCCAAGCAGGCCCGCGAGATGCGCCGTCTGGAGCGTGAGGTCGCCCGCCTGAAAGCCGAGCGTCACAAGGGCAAGGACGACGTCCTGGCGCTTCTGGACGAAGCTGGCTGA
- the ihfB gene encoding integration host factor subunit beta, producing the protein MIRSELIQKIADENPHLYQRDVERIVNTIFDEITSAMARGDRVELRGFGAFSVKKRDARVGRNPRTGETVHVEEKHVPFFKTGKLLRDRLNGKV; encoded by the coding sequence ATGATCCGGTCAGAACTGATCCAGAAGATCGCGGACGAAAATCCACATCTATATCAGCGTGATGTGGAACGGATTGTGAATACGATTTTTGACGAGATTACCTCTGCCATGGCGCGCGGCGACAGGGTTGAACTGCGCGGCTTCGGCGCCTTCTCCGTCAAGAAGCGTGATGCGCGCGTCGGGCGGAACCCTCGGACCGGTGAGACTGTTCATGTTGAAGAGAAGCATGTACCCTTCTTCAAGACGGGGAAGTTGCTTCGTGATCGGTTGAACGGGAAAGTCTGA